One window of Robiginitalea biformata HTCC2501 genomic DNA carries:
- a CDS encoding RNA polymerase sigma factor, which yields MEALGALYDRHVDDLFAVSLYVCGDRSTAQDAIHDLFLDLYKYHKKLAPADNVRAYLITALRRRLYKAGKAKSRSLDDETNGARFLDQPGHFTESAEEVIVLKESQRGLRQSLHKALQTLTEHQKQAIQLRFTQDKSYEEIAKDLQLSVPSARTLVYRTLKAMRKAALSLFF from the coding sequence ATGGAGGCGCTCGGAGCGCTCTACGACCGGCATGTGGATGATTTGTTTGCAGTATCTCTCTATGTATGCGGCGACCGGAGTACCGCCCAGGATGCCATTCACGACCTCTTTCTGGATCTGTATAAGTATCATAAAAAACTCGCCCCGGCCGACAATGTCCGCGCCTACCTGATCACTGCACTTAGGAGAAGGCTTTATAAGGCCGGCAAGGCAAAATCGAGATCCCTGGATGACGAAACCAACGGGGCCCGTTTCCTGGACCAGCCCGGTCACTTTACAGAATCCGCGGAAGAGGTGATCGTCCTGAAAGAATCCCAAAGAGGATTGCGCCAGAGCCTCCACAAGGCATTGCAAACGCTTACCGAGCACCAGAAACAGGCCATCCAGCTTCGTTTTACCCAGGACAAGAGCTACGAGGAGATCGCAAAGGACCTGCAGCTGTCGGTACCTTCGGCTCGCACCCTGGTCTATCGCACGCTGAAAGCCATGCGAAAAGCAGCCCTCTCCCTGTTTTTTTAA
- a CDS encoding FecR family protein has translation MQQDSKNILSPNEKQALRDRIMESARKADHHRKWQFRRRVLIGAAACLAISIGLTFFYRQPATPGIEDFVKSAPDIRPNEGDQVTIVLGQGKNLTLDEDQAGVAYSETGTDVRVGNQTVKQEALRDNKATYNTILVPYGKRTDLKLSDGTVVWLNSGTRLVYPAVFNEDNREVYLEGEAIFDVAHNPEKPFRVLSEHQRIEVLGTVFNVSSYPEDVETSTVLKSGSVRVSYSAKKDAAMRMTPGMRSAFNARTQKVYTQQVDPEDYFSWRDGFLSLKNHSLGEIATKLSRYYNRTVRIEDPDLAKETFSGKLDLKENVESVIGIISDATEIHFRETADAIVLTKEPTQ, from the coding sequence ATGCAACAAGATTCAAAGAACATATTATCCCCTAATGAAAAACAGGCGTTACGGGACCGGATCATGGAATCGGCCCGCAAGGCCGATCACCACAGGAAATGGCAATTCCGCCGTCGTGTCCTGATTGGCGCAGCAGCCTGCCTGGCTATTTCCATCGGGCTGACATTCTTCTACCGCCAGCCGGCAACACCGGGTATCGAGGATTTTGTAAAATCCGCCCCGGACATCCGCCCGAATGAAGGCGATCAGGTTACCATCGTACTGGGCCAGGGGAAAAACCTGACCCTCGATGAGGATCAGGCCGGGGTGGCGTATTCCGAAACCGGGACTGACGTACGCGTTGGGAACCAGACCGTCAAACAGGAGGCGCTCAGGGACAACAAAGCCACCTACAACACCATTCTCGTGCCCTATGGCAAGCGTACCGACTTGAAGCTGTCGGACGGTACGGTAGTCTGGCTGAACTCGGGAACCAGGTTGGTCTACCCGGCCGTTTTTAACGAGGACAACCGGGAAGTCTACCTGGAAGGCGAGGCAATTTTTGACGTGGCCCATAACCCGGAGAAACCCTTCCGCGTATTGTCTGAACACCAGCGGATCGAGGTTTTGGGAACCGTTTTTAATGTCTCCAGCTATCCGGAGGACGTCGAAACGAGTACCGTTTTAAAAAGCGGGAGTGTTCGTGTGTCCTATTCGGCAAAAAAGGATGCGGCCATGCGGATGACTCCCGGGATGCGATCTGCGTTTAATGCCCGGACCCAAAAGGTCTATACCCAGCAGGTGGACCCGGAAGATTACTTTTCCTGGCGGGATGGGTTCCTGAGCCTGAAAAACCACAGCCTGGGAGAAATTGCCACGAAACTCTCGAGATATTACAACCGGACCGTCCGCATTGAGGACCCGGACCTGGCCAAAGAGACGTTTTCCGGAAAACTGGACCTGAAAGAAAATGTAGAAAGTGTTATCGGCATCATCTCGGATGCGACCGAAATCCATTTCCGAGAAACTGCTGACGCCATCGTATTGACCAAAGAACCAACCCAATAA
- a CDS encoding SusC/RagA family TonB-linked outer membrane protein: MRTFLLFIAIGITTLQANDSYAQTRLDIDVEKVTLKTLLNEIQGKSEYIFFYKDGVLPESEIVTVRKENATLMNILDPVLPRWNLGYKISDRQVTIFALPLAKAPGIEEANVPQGFEISGTILDQEGIPLPGANIVEKGTTTGTQSDFDGNYSLVVSGQNATVVVSYIGFSTKEVAVNGQATLNVTLEESAAALDEIVVVGYGTQRKSDLTGSVTSLSQDDLNPGANASVDQLMLGRAAGVQITQASSAPGGGLAIRIRGASSLNASNEPLYVIDGFPIDNSPNLSSGGAAQTGDNQSPRNPLNALNPADIQSIEILKDASATAIYGSRGANGVILITTKKGRDGKVNLTYDAYAGMQTVAKQIDVLSTSQYITAINELSQAQGNGVVFSPEDISAIGDGTQWQDEVFRSAPISSHNLSISGGSEATSVYASVNYFDQEGVVKNSGIKRYTGRINVDTRLGENAQIGINFNTSLVKDQNNVDGIQTNENAGPIYGALLYDPTEPIFNADGSYAQSPNLTVNNPVTTLNGILSENETNRTFGSAFLNYNFTDELSGKFNFGTDRQTSRRDIYNSSRTIYGSAAGGIANINVLERNNYLFEYTMTYNKTFNENHILTVLGGTTYQKFSTRFVSANISGFPTDEIGTNNLSLGNTNNDDLNSGKEENTLLSYLGRVNYTLFDKFLLTASIRADGSSRFGENTKWGYFPSFAFGWKLQEEEFIPEIFDQLKLRASWGQTGNQEIGNYASQLTFGTGPFVVLGGNIQSTVVPQRIANPDLKWETTEQFNVGLDASILSGRFSTTLDYFTKSSKDLLFNLPLPVASGYSSILTNVGEVRNSGFEFLFSSTNISTEDFSWKTTLNFAAIKNEVVDLGRIDNIVTGNIQSVGNTAVIREGDPLAAYYGYVVTGIFQEGDDIANSAQPTAEPGFPIFEDRNGDGAITPDDQTIIGSPFPDFTYGIQNSISWKNFQLDFFFQGQEGADLININVIESLYPANFRRNRIADQILNRWTPQNPNAPWPSSTNPNAYGAGKVNSLTVEDASYLRLKTLQLSYNVPVNNLDFINALRVYVTGQNLFTITDYAGFDPEANSLGRSNVRVDYSSYPLARTFLLGLTANF; the protein is encoded by the coding sequence ATGAGGACATTTCTGCTCTTTATCGCCATCGGGATAACCACATTGCAGGCAAATGATTCCTACGCACAGACACGGCTCGACATCGATGTCGAAAAAGTTACGTTGAAAACACTGCTCAACGAAATTCAAGGTAAAAGCGAATATATTTTCTTTTACAAGGACGGGGTTTTGCCGGAAAGCGAAATCGTTACCGTAAGGAAGGAAAATGCCACGCTGATGAACATCCTGGACCCGGTACTCCCGAGGTGGAACCTGGGCTACAAAATCAGCGACCGGCAGGTGACGATTTTTGCCCTGCCCCTGGCTAAAGCCCCGGGAATTGAAGAGGCCAATGTGCCTCAGGGATTTGAGATCAGCGGGACGATACTGGACCAGGAGGGGATTCCCCTGCCCGGCGCGAATATTGTCGAAAAGGGTACCACCACTGGAACGCAAAGCGATTTCGATGGCAATTATTCCCTGGTGGTTTCCGGCCAGAACGCAACCGTAGTGGTGTCCTACATCGGGTTTTCCACCAAGGAAGTAGCCGTCAACGGACAAGCTACTTTGAATGTTACCCTGGAGGAAAGTGCGGCGGCCCTGGATGAGATTGTGGTAGTGGGCTACGGTACCCAGCGCAAAAGCGACCTGACAGGATCCGTCACCTCCCTGAGCCAGGACGACCTGAACCCGGGGGCGAATGCCTCGGTAGACCAACTGATGCTCGGTCGGGCAGCCGGGGTGCAGATTACCCAGGCCAGCTCGGCGCCGGGGGGCGGACTTGCCATCCGGATCCGGGGGGCGAGTTCCCTGAATGCGAGTAATGAACCCCTCTACGTTATCGACGGGTTCCCGATTGACAACAGCCCGAACCTGAGTTCCGGCGGTGCGGCCCAAACCGGGGACAACCAAAGCCCCCGGAACCCACTCAATGCGCTCAACCCGGCGGATATCCAGTCTATCGAAATCCTCAAGGATGCCTCGGCAACTGCCATTTACGGTTCGCGGGGAGCCAACGGGGTGATCCTCATCACTACCAAGAAAGGCCGGGATGGCAAGGTGAACCTGACCTATGACGCCTATGCGGGCATGCAGACCGTTGCCAAGCAAATCGACGTCCTCTCTACCTCCCAGTACATCACTGCAATCAACGAACTGTCGCAGGCACAGGGGAACGGGGTGGTTTTTTCCCCGGAGGACATCAGCGCTATCGGGGATGGGACCCAGTGGCAGGATGAGGTGTTCCGCTCGGCGCCGATATCCAGCCACAACTTATCCATCAGCGGCGGCTCCGAAGCTACCTCCGTTTACGCCTCGGTCAATTACTTTGACCAGGAAGGGGTCGTGAAGAATTCCGGCATCAAGCGATATACCGGAAGGATCAACGTGGATACCCGATTGGGCGAGAACGCGCAGATCGGTATAAACTTCAACACAAGCCTCGTAAAGGACCAGAACAACGTGGACGGTATCCAGACCAATGAAAATGCCGGACCCATTTACGGTGCCTTGCTGTACGACCCGACGGAACCCATTTTCAATGCGGATGGCTCGTATGCGCAATCGCCCAACCTCACGGTAAACAACCCGGTGACCACCCTGAACGGGATTTTGAGCGAGAACGAAACCAACCGGACCTTTGGAAGCGCCTTCCTGAATTACAATTTCACGGATGAATTGTCCGGTAAATTCAATTTCGGAACGGACCGGCAAACTTCCCGCAGGGACATCTACAATTCCAGCCGCACGATTTACGGCAGCGCGGCCGGAGGGATCGCCAACATCAACGTACTCGAGCGGAACAACTACCTCTTTGAGTACACGATGACCTACAACAAAACCTTTAATGAAAACCATATCCTGACCGTTCTGGGGGGAACGACCTACCAGAAATTCAGCACCCGGTTTGTGTCGGCCAACATCAGCGGTTTCCCAACGGACGAAATTGGTACCAACAACCTTTCCCTGGGGAACACGAACAACGACGACCTGAACAGCGGCAAGGAGGAAAACACGCTGTTGTCTTACCTGGGACGGGTAAACTATACGCTCTTCGATAAGTTCCTGCTGACCGCATCGATCCGGGCGGACGGTTCCTCCCGTTTCGGGGAGAATACCAAGTGGGGGTACTTCCCGTCTTTCGCCTTTGGGTGGAAGCTGCAGGAGGAGGAGTTTATCCCTGAGATATTCGACCAGTTGAAGTTAAGAGCCAGCTGGGGCCAGACCGGGAACCAGGAAATTGGGAATTACGCCTCCCAACTGACATTTGGCACCGGCCCATTCGTTGTGCTCGGCGGAAATATCCAGAGTACGGTGGTTCCCCAGCGGATCGCCAACCCGGACCTGAAGTGGGAAACCACCGAACAATTCAACGTCGGTTTGGATGCATCCATCCTCAGCGGGCGGTTTAGCACAACCCTCGATTATTTTACCAAGAGCTCCAAGGACCTCCTGTTTAACCTGCCGCTCCCCGTTGCATCGGGTTATTCCTCCATCCTCACCAATGTGGGTGAGGTCCGAAACTCCGGTTTTGAATTCTTGTTCAGCAGCACAAATATTTCGACGGAGGATTTCTCCTGGAAGACCACGCTGAACTTTGCGGCCATCAAGAATGAGGTCGTCGACCTGGGCCGGATTGACAATATCGTGACCGGGAATATCCAGTCGGTTGGAAATACGGCCGTGATCCGCGAAGGCGATCCGCTGGCCGCCTACTACGGCTATGTGGTTACCGGTATTTTCCAGGAAGGGGACGATATCGCCAACTCGGCTCAGCCCACGGCAGAGCCCGGTTTTCCGATATTTGAAGACCGGAACGGCGACGGGGCGATCACCCCGGATGACCAGACAATCATCGGAAGTCCCTTCCCGGATTTCACCTATGGGATCCAGAACTCGATTTCCTGGAAGAATTTCCAGCTGGACTTCTTTTTCCAGGGGCAGGAAGGAGCCGACCTGATCAACATCAACGTCATCGAATCCCTGTATCCGGCCAATTTCCGCCGGAATCGCATCGCCGACCAGATTTTGAACCGCTGGACACCGCAGAATCCGAATGCACCCTGGCCGTCTTCAACGAACCCGAACGCCTACGGCGCGGGCAAGGTAAACAGCCTGACAGTAGAGGATGCGTCGTATCTCCGTTTGAAGACCCTGCAGCTGAGCTACAACGTACCGGTGAACAACCTGGATTTTATCAATGCCCTCCGGGTGTATGTTACCGGCCAGAACCTCTTTACCATCACGGATTACGCCGGGTTTGACCCCGAGGCCAACTCCCTGGGGCGCAGCAACGTCCGGGTTGATTATAGCAGTTATCCGCTGGCGAGGACATTCCTCCTCGGTTTGACCGCTAATTTCTAA